AATATAGCAGCAAAAATACTGCTTTGTTTCATAAATTTTGACTAAAATCAGCAATAGCGAATCCTGTCGCAATACCTTCTGTAATAAGAATTTGTGAAGGGAAGGAATGGTAATATTAAGTTTTGATAAGATACTTTCCCTGCGATTTAGTCCTGCATTTTCCGCATTTAATGCCCTTTGCTGATTCAAAATAATCGTATCTCTTGGTCTTCCTCCCTTCATACCAAACACCACCTTAATTTTATTATCACCTTTCTCTATCTTTGATTTCCATGTTTGTAGTGATTGACAGCTTTGTACCGCTTCCTTACCTCGAAGCCCAAATGTCCTTGCTATCTCAATCGTAGCCGTAAGTGCTGGATCTCGATAAGATGCCCTTTGATATCTCTTAATATTGACTATCGGTGATCGCAATTTTATTACCTTGACGACTTGCCCCAGACAACCCTAATGCTTTATTATTGATTCTATTTGAATCAGCTAACTTGTCTCGACCTGTTGCTTTAAGTGCCTGACAAATAGCGGCCATTTCATTTTGCAATGTTTGTAAACAGATTCCTTTTACAATTAAATTAACTTAAAAGCCTTGTTCTACAAGGCTTTTATTTTTAATTAAAATAGTAAACTGTAATTAAACAAAGCCTATAATAAAAATCTAATCTACATACACAAACTACAGAATAAAATATTATTTATAGATTTCACTACTGTAGCTAGCTTTTCTATATAAATCACTTACTAAACTCAGTTAAGCTCACTCCATTCAAAAATATCATTATCTATGCCTAAAAAGCATGAATCACCATAAAGTATAAGTATTTTACATACAAATTTAAGATACTTATACTTTCTCAAATCATAAAAAACCAATGATTGGTAAAAGAAATTTTTAAAACAAAGTTATACCAATAAGTTTAAAACTGCTATAGATATTAATTATGCAAATGAAATACATACCCATCTACAACAATTAGCAACGAAAAGGAGAATTAAAATAATGCAGTCACCAATCAATTTATCACCATTAAAAGCCCAATGGTCTGCCGTATTTTCTCTATTTCTAGGCGTCACCAGTCTTATTAGTGCAGAATTCATTCCCATAAGCCTACTCACCCCTATAGCAAAATCCCTACATATTACTGAAGGCATGGCCGGGCAAACCGTCACCGCAGTAGGTATTTTTGCCGTATTGTCCAGTTTGTTTCTATCCAGCATTACCGGAAATATAAATAGACGCAAAGTATTACTAACGCTTTCTCTAATGCTAATCATAGCCAATATATTGATTGCCTTTGCACCAAACTACATCCTATTATTAATTGGTCGTAGCATACTAGGACTATGTGTTGGCAGTTTCTGGTCTCTATCTTCCGCTGTAACCATGCAGCTGGTTCCTAAACAGAATGTTTCACGTGCTCTTAGCGTCGTTTATGCCGGTGTATCTGTAGCAACCATCATTTCCCTGCCATTGGCCAGTTATCTGGGCAACCTAATCGGTTGGAGAAGTATTTTTCTGTATTCAGCACTTTTAGCTGCGATTGCATTTATTTGGCAGTTCTTCTCATTGCCACAGTTAGCTCCCCAAACTGATAGCAACTTTAAAAATATGATATTGCTGCTGAAACAGCCATGGGTAAGCACCGGTATGCTAGCCACCATATTCAGTTATGGTGGATATCACATTTTTTTTACATATCTAAGACCTTTTCTTCAGCATACTCTTTCTCTGCCCGCCAATACCTTATCAATGTTATTACTACTATTTGCTATAGGAAACTTTATTGGGACAATGATTGCAGGCTGGATAATGCATTACTATTTTAAATCGGCCATGATAATCAGCCACATTATATTTTTTATCCTGGCCATCAGTTTATTTTCCAGCAGCAATAATCCGGCAACCGATTCAGCTTTAGTCGTAGCTTGGGGATTTATGTTTGGTTTTCTACCTGTTGGCTGGTCCACCTGGATAGCCATCACATTAGCCAATAAATCCGAAATGATGGGCGGCCTTTCAGTTGCAGCTATTCAGTTTGCCATCGGTTTAGCCGCCGCAATCGGTGGAAGTATTTATGACCATCATGGTATCAATGGCATATTTTTGATATCGGCATTGATTTTCATCGTGGCATTGTTTCTTATTCAGACCAGTTTGACATTATTAACGCATACCACCACAAACCAACTACCCTAATTCTGATTACCAGCAAAGATATACACTCATGAGAAACGTTTATTTATATTTTAGAAAATATTTTCTACCTTTACTGAATCTAATATTTTTATCAATGCTATCTTCACTATCTAACGGAGCTGATATGTATAGTCAGACAGATAATTTCTATCAAAGTAATCTTGTTACAAGGCAACCAGTAACTTTTCTTAATCAGTACCAAATGAAAGTTGCCGGAAATCTGTTTATTCCAAAAAGTATCATTACCGGCCAAAAATACCCCGCAATAATTGTCGGCCACCCAATGGGTGCAGTCAAAGAACAAAGTGCCAATTTATATGCCACTAAAATGGCCGAACAAGGCTTTATTACGCTTTCTATCGATTTATCATTCTGGGGTGAAAGTGATGGACATCCTCGCAATGCCGTATTACCTGATATGTACAGCGAAGATTTCAGTGCCGCAGTAGATTTCTTAGGCACTCAGCCATTTGTAGATCGCAATAAAATAGGCGTCATCGGCATATGTGGCAGCGGTAGCTTTGCCATCAGCGCCGCTAAAATTGATCCTCGCCTCAAAGCCATTGCCACTGTCAGCATGTACGACATGGGTGCAGCAACCCGCAACGGTTTGCACCATACACTTACCCTGCAAAAGCGAAAACAAATCATCCAGCAAGCTGCAGAACAACGCTACATTGAATTTACTGGCGGAAAAATCGAGTATACTGGAGGCACCATTAATAAAGGAAAAATCACTGCTTCTGACAGCCCAATAGCACATGAATTTTATGATTTTTACCGTACTGCTCGTGGTGAGTTTACACCATCCGGTTCACAACCAG
This portion of the Snodgrassella alvi genome encodes:
- a CDS encoding integrase domain-containing protein, with the translated sequence MRSPIVNIKRYQRASYRDPALTATIEIARTFGLRGKEAVQSCQSLQTWKSKIEKGDNKIKVVFGMKGGRPRDTIILNQQRALNAENAGLNRRESILSKLNITIPSLHKFLLQKVLRQDSLLLILVKIYETKQYFCCYISQ
- a CDS encoding MFS transporter encodes the protein MQSPINLSPLKAQWSAVFSLFLGVTSLISAEFIPISLLTPIAKSLHITEGMAGQTVTAVGIFAVLSSLFLSSITGNINRRKVLLTLSLMLIIANILIAFAPNYILLLIGRSILGLCVGSFWSLSSAVTMQLVPKQNVSRALSVVYAGVSVATIISLPLASYLGNLIGWRSIFLYSALLAAIAFIWQFFSLPQLAPQTDSNFKNMILLLKQPWVSTGMLATIFSYGGYHIFFTYLRPFLQHTLSLPANTLSMLLLLFAIGNFIGTMIAGWIMHYYFKSAMIISHIIFFILAISLFSSSNNPATDSALVVAWGFMFGFLPVGWSTWIAITLANKSEMMGGLSVAAIQFAIGLAAAIGGSIYDHHGINGIFLISALIFIVALFLIQTSLTLLTHTTTNQLP
- a CDS encoding alpha/beta hydrolase, which gives rise to MYSQTDNFYQSNLVTRQPVTFLNQYQMKVAGNLFIPKSIITGQKYPAIIVGHPMGAVKEQSANLYATKMAEQGFITLSIDLSFWGESDGHPRNAVLPDMYSEDFSAAVDFLGTQPFVDRNKIGVIGICGSGSFAISAAKIDPRLKAIATVSMYDMGAATRNGLHHTLTLQKRKQIIQQAAEQRYIEFTGGKIEYTGGTINKGKITASDSPIAHEFYDFYRTARGEFTPSGSQPDLTTHPTLSSNPKFMNFYPFNDIETISPRPLLFITGDKAHSKEFSEDAYRRAAEPKELYYVKNAGHVDLYDRVNLIPFAKLTSFFKTNL